In one Mucilaginibacter ginsenosidivorax genomic region, the following are encoded:
- a CDS encoding 4Fe-4S binding protein: MKLINGFTTAWKGLSLTVKHLFANNSAREITTVSDSNYFKQLEKGTNTIQYPKQQLPVPEIGRYQLDVEMDDCIVCDLCAKVCPVDCIDIEAIKATEAIGQTSDGTTKRLYAAKFDIDMAKCMYCGLCTIVCPTECIVMTNQYDKTVFELSDLVYEFSDMPPEVAAEKRALFDKQQAEKQAAKLAAMQKKEGGA; this comes from the coding sequence ATGAAGTTAATCAACGGTTTTACAACGGCATGGAAAGGTTTAAGCCTTACCGTGAAGCATTTGTTTGCCAATAATTCTGCACGGGAGATCACAACCGTAAGTGATAGTAACTACTTTAAACAACTGGAAAAAGGGACCAACACCATCCAATACCCCAAACAGCAATTACCTGTGCCCGAGATTGGCCGTTACCAGTTAGATGTGGAGATGGACGATTGTATTGTATGCGATTTATGCGCCAAAGTATGCCCGGTTGATTGTATTGATATTGAAGCGATAAAAGCTACGGAAGCCATAGGCCAAACATCCGACGGTACCACCAAACGCCTTTACGCGGCTAAATTTGATATTGATATGGCCAAATGCATGTACTGCGGCCTGTGCACTATTGTGTGCCCAACCGAGTGCATTGTAATGACTAACCAATACGATAAAACCGTTTTTGAACTAAGCGACCTGGTTTACGAATTCTCGGACATGCCACCCGAAGTTGCTGCCGAAAAGCGTGCCTTGTTTGACAAGCAACAGGCCGAAAAGCAAGCTGCTAAACTGGCGGCCATGCAAAAAAAGGAGGGTGGGGCATGA
- the ubiE gene encoding bifunctional demethylmenaquinone methyltransferase/2-methoxy-6-polyprenyl-1,4-benzoquinol methylase UbiE, which yields MSKTITPYNNEQTTKKEQVADMFNNISKTYDFLNHFMSLGIDIIWRKKAINELKKDQPKLILDVATGTGDFAFEALKILKPEKIVGVDISRGMLDIADQKIAKRGLSDKFSVKLGDSEKLPFGDNEFDAVTVAYGVRNFENLEVGLADIQRVLKPGGKAVVLEFSKPKAFPIKQLYNFYFNYITPGIGKLFSKDSRAYSYLPESVAAFPDGKNFVALMDKVGFKNTKHRPLAFGICSIYTGVK from the coding sequence ATGAGCAAAACCATAACTCCGTACAATAATGAGCAGACCACCAAGAAAGAACAGGTGGCCGATATGTTCAATAATATATCAAAAACCTACGATTTTTTGAACCATTTCATGTCCCTGGGCATCGATATCATCTGGCGCAAAAAGGCTATCAACGAATTAAAAAAAGATCAGCCCAAACTGATCCTCGACGTGGCTACAGGCACCGGCGATTTTGCCTTTGAGGCCTTAAAAATATTAAAGCCCGAAAAAATTGTTGGCGTAGATATTTCCCGCGGGATGCTCGATATTGCCGATCAAAAAATAGCTAAACGCGGGTTGAGCGATAAGTTTTCGGTAAAACTTGGCGATTCGGAGAAGCTGCCATTTGGTGATAATGAATTTGACGCGGTTACAGTAGCATACGGCGTTCGTAATTTCGAAAACCTGGAGGTTGGCCTGGCCGATATTCAACGGGTTTTAAAACCGGGTGGTAAAGCAGTAGTATTGGAGTTTTCAAAACCCAAGGCATTCCCTATAAAACAGTTGTACAATTTTTACTTTAATTATATAACGCCGGGTATTGGCAAGTTATTCAGTAAAGATTCGCGTGCTTACAGCTACCTGCCCGAGTCGGTTGCGGCGTTCCCCGATGGCAAAAATTTTGTGGCTTTAATGGATAAAGTTGGCTTTAAAAATACCAAACACAGGCCCTTGGCGTTTGGAATTTGTTCGATATACACAGGCGTTAAATGA
- a CDS encoding NAD-dependent epimerase/dehydratase family protein: MHTILGAGGTVANALSRELINDNQTVRLVSRKPVNITGKNVTWQKADLLNYDEVLAAAQGSTVIYMAAGIVYDATIWQAQWPVIMQNVINVTKATGARLIFFDNIYMYGLVNGPMTEDTPYHPSSKKGQVRAGIADMLMDEVKAGNIRASIARAPDFYGTDSLNSFVDMMVITKYAAKQTAQWIGDPNKKHNFIYIPDAGKAMFLLGQNPDSDNQVWHLPTPPAITGKEFMAIAARVYGVKPKFFVLRKYMLWLIGLFQKVVMGTVEMYYQYDHDYIFDSSKFEKAFNFKPTSYEDGLKELSETLYKPQQA, encoded by the coding sequence ATGCACACCATATTAGGAGCCGGCGGCACAGTGGCAAATGCCCTTAGCCGCGAATTGATTAACGACAACCAAACGGTTCGTTTGGTTAGCCGTAAACCGGTAAACATTACCGGTAAAAATGTAACCTGGCAAAAAGCCGATTTGTTAAACTATGATGAGGTTTTGGCAGCTGCCCAGGGATCAACAGTTATTTACATGGCGGCAGGCATTGTTTATGATGCCACCATCTGGCAGGCGCAATGGCCTGTTATTATGCAGAATGTAATCAACGTTACCAAAGCTACCGGTGCGCGATTAATATTTTTTGATAATATATACATGTATGGCCTGGTTAATGGCCCCATGACAGAAGATACACCCTACCACCCCAGTAGCAAAAAAGGGCAGGTACGTGCGGGTATTGCCGATATGTTGATGGACGAAGTTAAGGCTGGCAATATCCGTGCTTCCATTGCACGTGCACCCGATTTTTATGGCACCGACTCGTTAAACAGCTTTGTGGATATGATGGTGATAACCAAGTACGCCGCCAAACAAACCGCCCAGTGGATTGGCGACCCAAATAAAAAACACAACTTTATTTACATCCCCGATGCAGGTAAGGCGATGTTCCTGCTTGGCCAAAACCCCGATAGCGATAACCAGGTATGGCACTTGCCCACGCCGCCGGCTATAACCGGCAAGGAGTTCATGGCTATTGCCGCCCGGGTGTACGGCGTAAAACCTAAATTCTTTGTTTTACGCAAATACATGCTGTGGCTGATAGGTTTGTTCCAAAAAGTGGTTATGGGCACTGTGGAGATGTACTACCAGTACGATCATGACTATATTTTTGACAGCAGCAAGTTTGAAAAGGCTTTTAATTTTAAACCTACAAGTTATGAGGATGGGTTAAAAGAATTGTCAGAAACACTTTATAAGCCACAGCAGGCTTAA
- a CDS encoding Crp/Fnr family transcriptional regulator — protein sequence MDALTAIGKFREHVETYVKLNDAEWLVLAPLLEIINLKKKKNFAEPGKICDKIGLVVHGAVRYFHVKDGEEITGYFSFENELLSSYKSFLTGAPASNYIQALEDTQIVALSYKAMQQIYTHELIGYKMERFGRLVAEHYLICYEDRVASFITQTPEERYNNLLETGGEVMQRIPQHYIANFLGITPVSLSRIRRRIMKISA from the coding sequence ATGGACGCGCTAACCGCTATCGGCAAATTTCGTGAACATGTGGAAACATATGTGAAGCTGAACGATGCCGAATGGCTTGTATTAGCGCCGCTTTTGGAGATAATCAACCTCAAAAAAAAGAAGAATTTTGCCGAGCCGGGTAAAATTTGCGATAAAATTGGCTTGGTAGTACACGGAGCGGTCCGCTATTTCCATGTAAAAGATGGGGAAGAAATTACAGGTTACTTCAGCTTCGAGAATGAATTACTGAGCTCATATAAGAGTTTTTTAACCGGCGCCCCTGCTTCAAACTATATCCAGGCGTTGGAAGACACGCAAATAGTTGCCCTTAGCTATAAAGCCATGCAGCAAATTTATACCCACGAACTTATTGGTTATAAAATGGAGCGTTTTGGCAGGTTGGTGGCCGAACATTACCTCATTTGCTATGAAGATAGGGTAGCATCCTTCATTACTCAAACACCCGAAGAACGCTACAACAACCTGCTCGAAACCGGCGGCGAAGTAATGCAGCGCATCCCGCAACATTACATAGCCAATTTTTTAGGCATCACACCGGTTTCGCTTTCGCGGATCAGGAGAAGGATTATGAAGATAAGCGCCTGA
- the yihA gene encoding ribosome biogenesis GTP-binding protein YihA/YsxC — protein sequence MIVKTAEFICSNTQISKLPPPIKAEYAFIGRSNVGKSSLINMLTQKKGLAKTSQTPGKTQLINHFFINDSWYIVDLPGYGYARASKTNKANWNKFIHNYLDKRESLQCVMVLIDSRLEPQKIDIEFCNWLGEKGLSFVLVFTKADKQSSVKTDQNIARFKKALLETFEEAPQYFITSAELQLGRDEILGFIDNINKSFVVPHFEPRD from the coding sequence ATGATTGTTAAAACGGCCGAATTTATTTGCAGCAATACCCAAATTTCGAAGCTACCGCCGCCCATTAAGGCCGAGTACGCTTTTATAGGGCGCTCAAACGTAGGCAAATCTTCGCTGATCAATATGCTCACGCAAAAAAAAGGATTGGCTAAAACATCGCAAACACCGGGTAAAACCCAGCTGATAAATCACTTTTTTATTAACGACAGCTGGTATATTGTTGATTTACCTGGCTACGGATATGCCCGGGCATCCAAAACAAACAAAGCCAACTGGAATAAATTCATCCATAACTACCTTGATAAGCGCGAAAGCCTGCAATGCGTTATGGTATTGATAGATAGCCGCCTGGAGCCGCAAAAAATAGACATCGAATTTTGTAACTGGCTGGGCGAAAAAGGCTTGTCGTTCGTGCTGGTTTTTACAAAAGCCGATAAACAATCGAGCGTTAAAACCGACCAGAACATAGCCAGATTTAAAAAAGCCCTGCTGGAAACTTTCGAAGAAGCCCCACAATACTTCATCACCTCGGCCGAGCTACAATTGGGCCGGGATGAGATTTTAGGCTTTATAGATAATATTAATAAGAGTTTTGTGGTACCACATTTTGAGCCGAGGGATTAA
- a CDS encoding SDR family oxidoreductase: MSKIALITGATSGIGEACAHVFAREGYSLVLTGRRLERLEKLASHLNKKYDTEIAISSFDVSDRAQVQENLDGIPEAWKNVDVLINNAGLSQGLDPIQNGNIDDWETMIDTNVKGLLYVSRIVSNWMIENGKGHIINLGSIAGKEVYLNGNVYCATKHAVDALNKGMRIDLLPHGIRVTAVHPGAVETEFSEVRFKGDKERAKKVYDGFEPLVAQDIAETIWFVASRPAHVNINDLVIMPTAQATAGNIFRK; encoded by the coding sequence ATGAGTAAAATTGCATTAATTACAGGAGCAACATCGGGTATTGGCGAAGCGTGCGCGCATGTATTTGCCCGCGAAGGATATAGCCTGGTACTTACCGGCCGCAGACTGGAACGGCTGGAGAAACTGGCCAGCCATTTAAACAAAAAATATGATACGGAGATAGCCATATCGTCATTTGATGTGAGCGACCGCGCCCAGGTGCAGGAAAACCTTGATGGCATACCCGAAGCATGGAAAAATGTTGATGTACTGATTAACAATGCCGGGCTGAGCCAGGGGCTGGATCCTATACAAAACGGCAATATTGATGATTGGGAAACCATGATAGATACCAACGTTAAAGGTTTATTATATGTAAGCCGCATTGTATCCAATTGGATGATTGAAAACGGTAAAGGCCATATTATTAACTTAGGCTCGATAGCCGGTAAAGAGGTTTACCTGAACGGCAACGTGTATTGTGCTACCAAACATGCTGTTGATGCCTTAAATAAAGGTATGCGCATTGATTTGCTGCCCCATGGCATCAGGGTTACGGCAGTACATCCTGGCGCTGTAGAGACCGAGTTTTCGGAAGTACGCTTTAAAGGCGATAAGGAAAGGGCAAAAAAAGTGTATGATGGCTTTGAACCCCTGGTAGCACAGGATATTGCCGAAACCATTTGGTTTGTGGCATCGCGCCCTGCCCACGTTAACATCAACGACCTGGTAATTATGCCAACAGCACAAGCTACAGCGGGGAATATATTTAGAAAGTAG
- a CDS encoding VOC family protein produces the protein MNDYKIPAQTRIGHVHLKVSNLQKSLDFYCGLLGFDKMMLYGDQAAFISAGGYHHHIGLNTWHSKGASPAPEYAPGLYHTAILYPERKDLAAILQRLIDAKYPITGTSDHGVSEAIYLNDPDQNGVELYWDRPKENWPLDENGKLTMFTRRLDIEGLLALAK, from the coding sequence ATGAACGATTATAAAATTCCCGCCCAAACCCGCATTGGCCACGTGCATTTAAAGGTAAGCAACCTGCAAAAATCCCTTGATTTTTATTGCGGCCTGCTGGGTTTTGATAAAATGATGCTGTATGGCGATCAGGCGGCTTTTATATCTGCCGGCGGCTATCACCATCACATCGGCTTAAATACATGGCATAGTAAAGGTGCTTCGCCGGCACCTGAATATGCGCCGGGTTTGTACCATACAGCTATACTTTACCCCGAACGCAAAGATCTTGCTGCAATTTTGCAGCGGCTGATTGATGCCAAATACCCCATCACCGGCACATCTGACCATGGCGTATCTGAAGCAATCTACCTGAATGATCCCGACCAAAATGGTGTGGAACTTTACTGGGACAGGCCAAAAGAAAACTGGCCGCTTGATGAAAATGGCAAATTGACCATGTTTACCAGGAGGCTGGATATAGAGGGATTACTGGCTTTGGCTAAGTAA
- a CDS encoding complex I subunit 1/NuoH family protein, translating to MNYYITYFIVAIGLFSFSAFFALFGVYAERKISAFIQDRLGPTETGKFGSLQTLADIVKMIQKELIIPAAADKWLFMLAPAVIFIAVYMGFAALPWGPGLIPSKINLGIYYIFAIISIETLGILMAGWGSNNKYSILGAMRSAAQIISYEIPAGFAIISVVMIAQTLDLQAVAMQQGVLSAEKITFAGFWDVTKIGGLLSWNIFRAPHLIIAFVIYFIASLAESNRAPFDIPEAESELVAGFHTEFTGIRFALVFLAEYSMMFLVSMIGVILFLGAWNTPLPNMGPVHLADWTTNMWWGILWVTLKTLGLVAIQMWIRWTLPRFRVDQLMNLCWKVLTPLAFLCVLISGVWRVWLM from the coding sequence TTGAATTATTATATCACATATTTTATTGTTGCTATAGGGTTGTTCAGTTTTTCGGCCTTTTTTGCGTTGTTTGGTGTTTATGCCGAGCGGAAGATCTCTGCATTTATACAAGACAGACTTGGCCCTACCGAAACGGGTAAATTCGGTTCGCTGCAAACCCTGGCCGATATTGTGAAGATGATCCAAAAAGAGCTCATCATCCCGGCAGCTGCCGATAAATGGCTGTTTATGCTGGCGCCTGCGGTAATATTTATTGCGGTATACATGGGCTTTGCCGCCCTGCCCTGGGGGCCCGGGCTTATCCCCTCGAAAATAAATTTAGGCATCTACTATATCTTCGCCATCATCTCTATCGAAACATTGGGTATCCTGATGGCCGGCTGGGGATCAAATAACAAATATTCAATATTAGGCGCCATGCGCTCTGCCGCGCAAATCATATCTTACGAAATTCCAGCGGGTTTTGCCATTATATCTGTAGTGATGATAGCCCAAACACTGGATCTGCAAGCCGTTGCCATGCAGCAGGGCGTGTTATCTGCAGAAAAAATAACGTTTGCCGGCTTTTGGGATGTAACCAAAATTGGCGGTTTGTTAAGCTGGAATATATTCCGAGCTCCACATCTCATCATCGCATTTGTAATTTACTTTATAGCCTCATTGGCCGAAAGTAACCGCGCTCCCTTTGATATTCCGGAAGCTGAATCGGAATTGGTGGCAGGTTTTCATACCGAGTTTACGGGCATCCGTTTCGCGCTGGTTTTTTTGGCCGAGTATTCGATGATGTTTTTAGTGAGCATGATAGGGGTTATCCTGTTTTTAGGTGCATGGAATACGCCGCTGCCCAATATGGGCCCGGTACATTTAGCCGACTGGACAACCAACATGTGGTGGGGCATTTTATGGGTAACCCTAAAAACATTAGGCCTGGTGGCCATCCAAATGTGGATCAGGTGGACGCTGCCCCGTTTCCGGGTAGACCAACTGATGAACCTATGCTGGAAAGTACTCACCCCGCTGGCATTTTTATGTGTGCTGATATCGGGCGTTTGGAGAGTGTGGCTCATGTAG
- a CDS encoding Gfo/Idh/MocA family protein translates to MKEKQESSRRSFIKKLTTTTAAVAVGNSLFASQSTVKPFAILKRQLGFEYNDQINIALIGAGGMGNSDTDTALKVPGVKLVAVCDLYDGRLKDAKTKYGADIFTTRVYKEILNRKDIDAVIIATPDHWHQQISVDAMHAGKHVYCEKPMVHAITEGPAVIKAQQDTGKIFQVGSQGVSSLGNEKAHELLKSGAIGQLNYAEGFWARREPLEVWQYPIPADASPQTLDWETYISNTKKRPFDEKRFFRWRNYTDYGTGMAGDLFVHLFSSLHFITDSMGPNKIYASGGLRFWNDGREVPDVLLGTFDYAKTQAHPAFNLSLRCNFVDGTSGTTYLKLVGSEGSMDITWDKVTLKRNKTFASDDPFYLDKLKKAGVGYAERKKMLPPEEITYDADKGYMGGPYDHMVNFFTAIRNNGKVTEDAVFGYRAAAPALLCNDSYYNNSPMFWDPEKMQVAKKS, encoded by the coding sequence ATGAAAGAAAAACAAGAATCCTCGCGCCGAAGTTTTATTAAAAAATTAACCACAACCACTGCCGCCGTAGCGGTTGGCAACAGCCTGTTTGCATCGCAAAGTACCGTTAAACCCTTCGCCATATTAAAAAGACAATTGGGTTTTGAATATAACGACCAAATCAACATCGCCCTGATAGGTGCCGGTGGTATGGGCAACAGCGATACCGACACCGCGCTAAAAGTTCCTGGCGTAAAACTGGTAGCTGTTTGCGATTTGTACGATGGCCGCCTTAAAGATGCCAAAACCAAATATGGTGCCGATATTTTTACCACCCGGGTTTATAAAGAGATACTAAACCGTAAAGATATTGATGCCGTAATAATTGCCACACCCGATCATTGGCACCAGCAAATATCTGTTGATGCCATGCACGCCGGCAAACATGTATACTGCGAAAAACCCATGGTACACGCCATTACCGAAGGCCCGGCTGTAATAAAAGCCCAGCAGGATACCGGTAAAATTTTCCAGGTAGGCAGCCAGGGCGTATCATCATTAGGGAACGAGAAAGCTCATGAACTGTTAAAAAGCGGTGCTATTGGCCAGCTGAATTATGCCGAAGGATTTTGGGCGCGCCGCGAACCGTTGGAAGTTTGGCAATACCCCATCCCGGCAGATGCATCGCCTCAAACACTGGATTGGGAAACCTACATCAGCAACACAAAAAAACGTCCCTTTGACGAAAAAAGGTTCTTCCGCTGGAGAAATTATACCGATTACGGTACCGGCATGGCAGGCGACTTATTTGTGCACCTGTTTTCGAGCCTGCACTTTATAACCGACTCGATGGGCCCGAATAAAATTTATGCATCGGGCGGGCTGCGTTTCTGGAACGATGGCCGCGAAGTACCAGATGTATTATTAGGCACTTTTGATTATGCCAAAACCCAGGCGCACCCGGCATTCAACCTTTCGCTGCGGTGCAATTTTGTGGATGGCACCAGCGGCACTACCTATTTAAAACTGGTGGGCAGCGAAGGCTCGATGGATATTACCTGGGACAAGGTAACCCTTAAACGCAACAAAACTTTTGCCAGCGACGATCCCTTTTATTTAGATAAGCTAAAAAAAGCCGGTGTTGGCTACGCCGAACGTAAAAAAATGCTACCGCCTGAAGAAATTACTTATGATGCCGACAAGGGTTATATGGGCGGGCCTTATGATCACATGGTCAACTTTTTTACTGCCATCCGTAATAATGGCAAGGTAACCGAAGATGCGGTATTTGGCTATCGTGCCGCTGCTCCTGCCTTATTGTGTAATGACAGCTACTACAATAATAGCCCCATGTTTTGGGACCCGGAGAAAATGCAGGTAGCAAAGAAGAGTTAA
- the porT gene encoding type IX secretion/gliding motility protein PorT/SprT produces the protein MIKNRYLLLLCLLFCSKISLAQYVPAWGGGADQQDLSFGFSFSYVSSDLRIVKKPDWRKPFFDAATNKNITDSVNSIGSKSQPGFAIGFLTRYTLTEHFEVRVTPSLVFADRNLSYTYANPDQNQVKQIQTTSVEIPLSFKLKSDRLGDFRAYILGGVKYTKAIGTKKDETNLDPLDKMVKNVGGFSSYEAGLGCDIYFEFFKLSPQIKVSNSFGNILVPENHPFSAPISKLSLHTVMFSLFFE, from the coding sequence ATGATCAAAAACCGGTACCTCTTACTTTTATGCCTTTTATTTTGCAGCAAAATTTCGCTGGCACAATACGTACCGGCATGGGGCGGAGGGGCCGATCAGCAAGACCTGAGCTTTGGTTTTAGCTTTAGTTATGTTAGCAGCGACCTGCGGATAGTTAAAAAGCCCGACTGGCGCAAACCCTTTTTTGATGCCGCCACCAACAAAAATATCACCGACTCGGTAAATAGTATAGGCTCAAAAAGCCAGCCGGGCTTTGCCATCGGCTTTTTAACCCGCTACACCTTAACCGAACATTTTGAAGTACGTGTAACCCCCTCACTGGTTTTTGCCGACCGGAACCTGAGTTATACTTACGCCAATCCCGACCAGAACCAGGTAAAACAAATTCAGACCACCTCGGTAGAAATACCCCTTTCTTTCAAGCTAAAATCCGACAGGCTGGGCGATTTTCGCGCTTATATTCTGGGGGGAGTAAAATACACCAAGGCCATCGGCACCAAAAAGGATGAAACCAATCTCGATCCTTTAGATAAAATGGTAAAAAACGTTGGCGGTTTTAGTTCCTACGAAGCCGGCCTGGGCTGCGATATTTATTTCGAGTTTTTTAAGCTGTCGCCACAAATCAAAGTATCCAACTCCTTTGGCAATATCCTGGTGCCCGAAAATCACCCGTTTTCGGCACCTATCAGTAAATTGTCGTTACACACGGTGATGTTTAGCTTGTTTTTTGAGTAG
- a CDS encoding endonuclease domain-containing protein translates to MPRKIIPYNPNLKDLARKLRNDSTLGEVLLWNEIKGRGFGYDFHRQKPLLNYIVDFYCSELNLVIEVDGHYHNHEEKVEVDILRDQELAKYDLTVIRFTEQEVRKDIANVLRTIESYVAEHTPPPSQEGNRTGPALC, encoded by the coding sequence ATGCCACGCAAAATAATACCATACAACCCAAACCTGAAAGACTTAGCCCGCAAGCTAAGAAACGATAGCACCCTGGGCGAAGTATTACTTTGGAATGAAATAAAAGGAAGAGGCTTTGGATATGATTTTCACAGGCAAAAACCACTATTAAATTACATTGTAGATTTTTATTGCAGTGAGTTAAATTTGGTGATCGAGGTTGATGGGCATTATCATAATCACGAAGAAAAAGTTGAGGTAGATATTTTACGGGACCAGGAACTTGCCAAATATGATTTAACAGTAATTCGCTTTACAGAACAGGAAGTACGAAAAGATATTGCTAATGTTTTAAGAACAATTGAGAGCTATGTTGCAGAACACACCCCTCCCCCCTCTCAAGAGGGGAATCGCACGGGGCCGGCGCTTTGTTGA
- a CDS encoding GatB/YqeY domain-containing protein: protein MSLITQIDQDIKLAMLAKQPDRLRGLRAIKSALLLAKTEKGAAEELTEEAEIKVLQKLIKQRKESADIYRTQNREDLYEIEMEEMRVIEPYLPQQMTRFEIEGYLEELIGRIGATSTKDLGRVMGMANKELAGKADGKTISEVVRQLLG from the coding sequence ATGTCACTAATCACACAAATAGACCAGGATATAAAACTGGCCATGCTGGCCAAACAGCCAGATCGTTTAAGGGGGCTGCGGGCTATAAAATCGGCCTTATTATTAGCCAAAACCGAAAAAGGTGCTGCCGAGGAACTTACCGAAGAGGCCGAAATTAAAGTGTTGCAAAAATTGATTAAACAACGTAAGGAGTCGGCCGATATTTATCGCACACAAAATCGCGAAGACCTTTATGAGATTGAAATGGAAGAAATGCGCGTAATTGAGCCTTATTTGCCGCAACAAATGACCCGTTTTGAAATTGAAGGTTATTTGGAAGAATTGATAGGCCGTATAGGCGCTACATCAACAAAAGATTTGGGCCGCGTTATGGGCATGGCCAATAAGGAGCTTGCCGGCAAGGCCGATGGTAAAACTATATCAGAAGTTGTGCGCCAATTATTAGGATAG
- a CDS encoding alpha/beta fold hydrolase — MDFVLKEEHGFSYIDEGEGEVLLLLHGLMGSLSNWDGVVNQFKSKYRVLIPILPIYDMPLITTGVKSLSKFVHKFIKFKKLSNITVLGNSLGGHVALVYVLAHPENIKAMVLTGSSGLYENAFGGSFPRRESIDFVREKVQYTFYDPAIATDELVNDVYKLVNDRHSVIRLLAMAKSAIRHNMKKDLHKMQLPVCLIWGRDDKITPPEVAVEFNELLPNAELHWLDKCGHAPMMERPDEFNVLLGAFLEKIKE, encoded by the coding sequence ATGGATTTCGTGCTTAAAGAGGAACACGGTTTTAGTTACATCGATGAGGGCGAAGGCGAGGTGCTGTTACTACTGCACGGTTTAATGGGTTCATTGAGCAATTGGGATGGCGTGGTTAATCAATTTAAATCAAAATACCGCGTATTAATACCTATATTGCCTATTTATGATATGCCGCTTATTACCACAGGCGTTAAAAGTCTGTCGAAATTTGTGCATAAATTTATCAAGTTTAAAAAACTAAGCAATATAACGGTGCTTGGTAATTCGCTTGGCGGGCATGTGGCTTTGGTATATGTTTTGGCTCACCCCGAAAATATAAAAGCGATGGTGTTAACAGGCAGTTCGGGTTTATATGAAAACGCATTTGGGGGCTCGTTCCCCCGGCGCGAGAGTATTGATTTTGTAAGAGAAAAAGTACAATATACTTTTTATGACCCTGCTATTGCAACAGATGAGCTGGTTAATGACGTATACAAGTTAGTAAACGACAGGCATAGCGTTATAAGGCTGTTGGCCATGGCAAAATCGGCTATCAGGCATAATATGAAAAAAGATCTTCATAAAATGCAGCTACCGGTTTGTTTAATATGGGGCCGGGATGATAAAATAACCCCGCCCGAGGTAGCAGTGGAGTTTAACGAATTATTACCCAATGCCGAATTGCACTGGCTTGATAAATGCGGCCACGCCCCTATGATGGAGCGGCCCGATGAGTTTAACGTGTTGCTGGGTGCGTTTTTAGAAAAAATAAAAGAGTAA
- a CDS encoding UbiA-like polyprenyltransferase — MKKYLSLVTFTHTIFAMPFAFIGFFLAVTTTQHTFDWRKLVLMVLCMIFARNSAMAFNRYLDRDIDAQNPRTKQRDIPAGRISAASALTFTLINCGLFIAATFFINPLCFYLSPVALFVVMGYSATKRFTALCHLVLGLGLSLAPIGAYLVVTGEFALTPIFFSLSVLCWVSGFDIIYALQDEDFDRSQNLHSIPAYLGKVNALRLSTFLHVLSALFIMMPIFFTHVGILYYVGIAFFCAMLIYQHLLVKPNDLSRVNFAFMTTNGIASVVFAVLFLLDRIWTR; from the coding sequence ATGAAAAAATACCTTTCATTAGTAACATTTACCCACACCATTTTTGCCATGCCGTTTGCATTTATCGGCTTTTTTTTGGCGGTAACCACTACACAGCACACGTTCGATTGGCGTAAGCTGGTGCTTATGGTATTGTGTATGATATTCGCCCGCAACTCGGCTATGGCTTTTAACCGCTATTTAGATAGGGATATTGACGCCCAAAACCCGCGCACCAAACAGCGGGATATCCCGGCGGGCCGTATCAGCGCGGCCTCGGCTTTAACCTTTACATTGATCAACTGCGGCCTGTTTATAGCAGCTACGTTTTTTATCAACCCTTTGTGCTTTTACCTGTCGCCGGTAGCTTTATTTGTGGTGATGGGTTATAGTGCTACCAAACGCTTTACGGCACTTTGTCATTTGGTTTTAGGCCTGGGCTTATCGCTGGCCCCCATTGGCGCTTACCTGGTAGTGACGGGCGAATTTGCGTTAACACCCATATTTTTCTCACTATCGGTTTTATGCTGGGTTAGTGGCTTCGATATTATTTATGCCCTTCAGGATGAAGATTTCGACCGCAGCCAAAACCTGCATTCTATTCCTGCATACCTGGGTAAAGTAAACGCTTTAAGGCTATCAACATTTTTGCATGTGTTATCGGCTTTATTTATCATGATGCCGATATTTTTTACTCACGTAGGTATTTTATACTATGTTGGCATAGCTTTTTTTTGCGCTATGTTAATTTACCAGCACCTGTTGGTAAAACCAAACGATTTGAGCCGGGTAAACTTTGCTTTTATGACTACCAACGGTATTGCCAGCGTGGTATTTGCGGTGTTATTCCTGTTAGATAGAATATGGACGCGCTAA